DNA from Chrysiogenia bacterium:
GACGAGGCCCGCATAGCCCACGTAGTTGATGTCGTGCCCGGCCTTCTGCGCGTAGGGGCCGTCCTGGCCGTAACCCGTGATCGCGCAGTAGATGAGGCCCGGGTTCTCTTTCTTGAGCGCTTCGTAGCCGAGCCCCAGCCGGTCCATCACGCCCGGACGAAAGCCCTCAAGCAGCACGTCGCAGTCCTTTGCCAGCCTGCGCGCCACCTCGACGGCACCGGGTTTCTTGAGATCGAGCGAGAGGCTCTTCTTGTTGCGGTTGAGAATGAGGAAGTTGTAGGCGTTCCCGCCG
Protein-coding regions in this window:
- a CDS encoding CoA transferase, giving the protein MSKSALEGVKVLDFTRLLPGPYATMILADLGAEVIKVEQPGIGDYSRTMRKDLMRGGNAYNFLILNRNKKSLSLDLKKPGAVEVARRLAKDCDVLLEGFRPGVMDRLGLGYEALKKENPGLIYCAITGYGQDGPYAQKAGHDINYVGYAGLV